Proteins from one Oscillatoria nigro-viridis PCC 7112 genomic window:
- the tnpC gene encoding IS66 family transposase, with protein sequence MAQVMLSLTEWLLKQQQQLKQQQRKLQEKQQLIEEQQQEIEQLKEALSKLKNRTSSNSSTPPSADLLKKPSDKSKRKKGKKRGPKYDHPGKTRNGFGQPDKIIELAPETCPVCLKAVEPVTAAKQKVQQVAELIEQPVEIREYRRPLCQCNDCGWSGYSQLPPGVKEGFSYGGRLCSVVGWLGYGGNLPWRKQEYFVEHVLGVPISQGTLAKMQRYFQESLQPIYQQWLSYVQQPGVRCVDETTYCIDGIKYWLWVATSDRVCVLLLAPTRSSAELKQLLGENFEGILSSDCFSAYNPQSAGAKQKCLTHLERDLEALKQSRFEGNRLLAEAVTKILATARSRHREYHAGQLSQSAMAAGRRVLESQLQNVLINAPVKGWPADAQRLAKRMQRYWTEWFTFLDHPEVKPDNNDAERALRPVVVHRKVTGGARSNWGAQLVAQMFSFLETVRLQGHEAIAQLYELLCLAGRSPPGLLFN encoded by the coding sequence ATGGCACAGGTAATGCTGTCCTTGACAGAATGGCTACTCAAGCAACAGCAGCAGCTCAAACAGCAACAGAGAAAACTTCAAGAAAAACAGCAGTTGATAGAAGAGCAGCAACAGGAGATCGAGCAGTTAAAAGAAGCACTCTCTAAGCTAAAAAACCGCACCTCATCAAACAGTTCGACTCCCCCATCGGCAGACCTGCTCAAAAAACCCAGCGACAAAAGTAAGCGAAAAAAAGGGAAAAAACGCGGTCCCAAATACGACCATCCAGGCAAGACACGCAATGGCTTTGGTCAGCCGGACAAAATTATTGAGTTGGCACCAGAAACATGTCCGGTGTGTCTAAAAGCAGTGGAACCAGTGACAGCAGCAAAACAGAAAGTACAACAAGTAGCCGAACTAATAGAGCAACCCGTAGAAATTAGAGAATATCGTCGCCCTTTGTGCCAATGTAACGATTGTGGTTGGTCGGGATACTCTCAATTACCGCCTGGTGTTAAAGAAGGATTCAGCTACGGCGGTAGATTGTGTAGCGTGGTTGGTTGGCTGGGATATGGGGGTAACTTACCTTGGCGAAAACAAGAATATTTCGTGGAACATGTCTTGGGAGTACCCATCTCTCAAGGAACTCTTGCCAAGATGCAGCGTTACTTCCAAGAAAGCTTGCAGCCCATCTACCAGCAATGGTTGAGCTACGTGCAACAACCCGGCGTGCGCTGCGTGGATGAAACGACTTACTGTATTGATGGCATCAAGTATTGGTTGTGGGTAGCAACGAGCGATCGAGTTTGCGTACTCCTATTAGCTCCTACCCGCAGTAGTGCTGAACTCAAACAGCTATTGGGAGAAAACTTTGAAGGTATTCTCAGTAGTGATTGTTTCAGTGCTTACAACCCCCAATCAGCCGGAGCGAAACAGAAATGTTTGACCCACCTAGAGCGAGATTTAGAAGCACTAAAACAGAGTCGTTTTGAGGGCAATCGGCTATTAGCTGAAGCAGTCACTAAAATTTTAGCTACTGCTAGAAGCAGGCATCGGGAATATCATGCTGGTCAATTGAGTCAGTCCGCGATGGCGGCCGGGCGTCGGGTACTAGAATCCCAATTGCAAAATGTCTTAATTAATGCTCCTGTTAAGGGTTGGCCTGCCGATGCCCAACGATTAGCCAAGCGGATGCAACGTTATTGGACAGAGTGGTTTACTTTTTTAGACCATCCAGAAGTTAAACCTGACAACAATGACGCCGAAAGAGCTTTACGTCCGGTAGTTGTACATCGGAAAGTAACTGGAGGAGCGCGCAGTAATTGGGGCGCTCAATTAGTAGCCCAAATGTTTAGCTTTTTAGAAACAGTTCGATTGCAAGGACATGAAGCGATAGCACAATTATATGAGTTACTTTGTTTAGCAGGTCGTAGTCCTCCAGGTTTATTGTTCAACTAA